From Aedes albopictus strain Foshan chromosome 1, AalbF5, whole genome shotgun sequence, one genomic window encodes:
- the LOC109427431 gene encoding probable rRNA-processing protein EBP2 homolog, producing MTDFDVRSEDSDSSYVSYDEDDELREALAKGLLKPGLNVIAKDRSEPANNPAKLKSALESIILKAPWVERLDLVNDLAPITPELAIQIEKHEQKRENQFKGNKKIPYVAPEQDPVLNDFKREILFHRQAQAAVVEGIKRLHDMNVQTKRPDDYFAEMAKTDEHMQRIRKVLLAKQEGIAKSERARQLREQRRIGKLIQRQTTEKRDEERRKMLDDIKKFRKGKLSNLDFLDDDEEGGKKKKKGTVRGAGGKKQVNPKRAAKNAKFGFGGRKKGSKRNDKKSFMGDGPKRKGGAGGGGGGGAGGKKRLGKSRRAQTKNRGK from the exons ATGACGGATTTCGACGTCCGCAGTGAGGATTCCGATTCCAGCTATGTGTCGTACGACGAGGACGATGAG CTGCGGGAAGCCCTGGCAAAGGGACTGCTCAAACCCGGCTTAAATGTTATTGCGAAGGATCGATCAGAACCGGCCAACAATCCAGCCAAGCTTAAATCAGCACTGGAATCGATTATCCTGAAAGCTCCCTGGGTGGAACGGCTGGACCTGGTGAACGACTTGGCCCCAATCACACCGGAGCTGGCCATCCAGATCGAAAAGCACGAACAGAAACGTGAGAATCAATTCAAGGGAAACAAGAAGATCCCGTACGTGGCACCGGAACAGGATCCGGTGCTGAACGACTTCAAGCGGGAGATTTTGTTTCACCGGCAGGCTCAGGCGGCCGTCGTCGAGGGCATCAAGCGATTGCACGACATGAACGTTCAAACCAAGCGTCCGGATGATTACTTCGCTGAGATGGCCAAAACGGACGAACACATGCAGCGCATCCGGAAGGTACTGCTGGCCAAGCAGGAAGGTATCGCCAAATCGGAACGCGCCCGGCAGTTGCGGGAACAGCGTCGCATCGGAAAGCTGATCCAGCGGCAGACCACCGAGAAGCGGGACGAGGAACGGCGGAAGATGTTGGACGACATCAAGAAGTTCCGCAAGGGCAAACTGTCCAATTTGGACTTTTTGGACGATGATGAGGAGGGtggcaagaagaaaaagaagggaACGGTTCGGGGCGCGGGCGGTAAGAAGCAGGTCAATCCGAAGAGGGCGGCCAAGAATGCCAAGTTTGGATTTGGAGGCAGGAAGAAGGGATCGAAGCGGAACGATAAAAAGTCGTTCATGGGCGATGGTCCCAAGAGGAAGGGAGGTgctggcggcggcggtggtggtggtgccgGTGGTAAGAAGCGGCTGGGTAAGAGTAGGCGAGCACAGACGAAGAATAGGGGTAAGTGA